One segment of Chionomys nivalis chromosome 3, mChiNiv1.1, whole genome shotgun sequence DNA contains the following:
- the Rplp0 gene encoding 60S acidic ribosomal protein P0 codes for MPREDRATWKSNYFLKIIQLLDDYPKCFIVGADNVGSKQMQQIRMSLRGKAVVLMGKNTMMRKAIRGHLENNPALEKLLPHIRGNVGFVFTKEDLTEIRDMLLANKVPAAARAGAIAPCEVTVPAQNTGLGPEKTSFFQALGITTKISRGTIEILSDVQLIKTGDKVGASEATLLNMLNISPFSFGLIIQQVFDNGSIYNPEVLDITEQALHSRFLEGVRNVASVCLQIGYPTVASVPHSIINGYKRVLALSVETEYTFPLAEKVKAFLADPSAFVAAAPVAAATTAAPAAAAAAAPAKAEAKEESEESDEDMGFGLFD; via the exons ATGCCCAGGGAAGACAGGGCGACCTGGAAGTCCAACTACTTCCTTAAGATCATC CAACTTTTGGATGATTATCCAAAATGCTTCATTGTGGGAGCAGACAATGTGGGCTCCAAGCAGATGCAGCAGATCCGCATGTCCCTGCGAGGGAAGGCTGTGGTGCTGATGGGCAAGAACACCATGATGCGGAAGGCCATCCGGGGGCACCTGGAGAACAACCCAGCTCTGGAGAAACTGCTGCCTCATATCCGGGGCAATGTGGGCTTTGTGTTCACCAAGGAGGACCTCACTGAGATTAGGGACATGTTGCTGGCCAATAAG GTGCCAGCTGCTGCCCGTGCTGGTGCCATCGCCCCATGTGAGGTCACTGTGCCAGCCCAGAACACTGGTCTGGGGCCCGAGAAGACCTCTTTTTTCCAGGCTTTAGGCATCACCACTAAAATCTCCAGGGGCACCATTGAAATTCTG AGTGATGTGCAGCTGATAAAAACTGGAGACAAAGTAGGAGCCAGTGAAGCCACTCTGCTGAACATGCTGAacatctcccccttctcctttggGCTGATCATCCAGCAGGTGTTTGACAATGGCAGCATTTACAACCCAGAAGTGCTTGACATCACAGAGCAGGCTCTGCACTCTCGCTTCCTAGAG GGTGTCCGGAATGTCGCCAGTGTTTGTCTGCAGATCGGCTACCCGACTGTTGCCTCAGTGCCACACTCGATCATCAATGGGTACAAGCGGGTTCTGGCTCTGTCTGTGGAGACAGAGTACACCTTCCCACTTGCTGAAAAG GTCAAGGCCTTCTTGGCTGATCCATCTGCATTTGTGGCTGCTGCCCCTGTGGCTGCAGCCACCACTGCTGcccctgctgctgccgccgctgcaGCCCCAGCGAAGGCTGAAGCCAAGGAAGAGTCGGAGGAATCAGATGAAGATATGGGATTTGGTCTCTTTGACTAA